The window TCGTAGGCAGTCACCGTCAGGTATTCAAAAGCCTCCCTGTCTTTATTCTGCTTGGCCAGTTCCAGGACTTTTTCCTGGTGTCGGATATATTCATTGTGGACATCCATCAAGGCGTCAAACAGCTGCTTTGCTTCGACATCGGGAAGGGTCTTTTCCAGATCCTTCGCGGTCTTTGTAACAATTCCGCGAAATTTTATTACGCGGCCTTCATAATACTCGATCTTCTTGAGGTCATTTTCAAGGATACTCTCACGAAGATTTGCGCGTACCCGCTGGAAATTTGAACTGACATCGCCAACCAGATTTATCGCAAGGACACCTTTTTCGTAGAGTCTGGTGTCAGATTCCCGCATTTTGTTGATCTGAACATAGCTGAACAGCCCAAGCGCAAGGGCAATAACTACCACAACCGCATATCCCGAGATCAGTTTATTTCTTATCTTCATATTTCCGTACCAGCCCATTTATCAACCTCCGCCTGTTTGAAAAGATAATAATGCGTTCATCCCAACTGCCCTGTGCTGCCTGATCCTGTCTGTTTCTCCAGTTCCTGTATCCTGTTCTTCAATTCGATCATCTTCAGTTCCCTGCCGACGAATAACTTATTGAATTTTTCGAGTTCAGCGTTTTTCTCCACAAGCTCGGCAGTTCGCTCCTTTACACGCTGTTCCAACTCTTCGTTCAGTTTGCGGATATCATCTTCGGCCTTTTTGCGTTCAGAAATCTCCGCCAGAAGTTCGCTGTTGGCCTGAGCCAACTCGGCAGTCCGCTGCTCAACCCTATGTTCGAGTGTTGCTTTCGACTCCTGCAGCTCCAGTGCAACTTTGGCAAAGGCGTCGGTCAGAAGGTTCACGCCATTCACCAGTTCCCGCCATTTTCCGCTGAAGAGACCCGCATTGCCGCGACTGTCGAGCTTGCCTTCCTTAACAGCCAGAATAAGGCCGTCCGTCTCGCTCAGCACCTGCTGAATAATGGTTTTCATCCGCTGAAAGGTATTAGACAGCACACCGATTTCATCATGCCTCCGGGTATCTGCCTCCTGGCTGAAGTCACCGTCCGCAATTTGATTGGCAATATCCAGGATTTTGGAGAGAGGCTGTAACACCAGACCGATCAGGAAATACGCAAAGACACTGCCGCAGATGGTAAAAAAGAGGAGAAGCAGCATGCTCCGCTCAACGATCTTCCTTTCTGTTTCCTTCATGGAGGCTTTTGAGAAGACCAACCGGACCCAGCCGATATGTTCCCTGAGCGTTTTTACACTGTCGGTCTCATAGAGGACGTCTGTCTCGTCCTGCATCCTCAGCGCAAAAACAGGGGCATAAAAGACAAAGAAGCCGCTTTCCTCTGAACTGTAAATCTGTCCGTTTGAATTCAGGGCAGGCGTCGGCCCTGACCTCGGGGGGCCATCGTGCATCAATTCCTTCATGCTGCTGTCATAAAATGTGACTGAATATATATCTGATCTGGCTTTCAGGAATAAGACGATATCTTTCAGAAGCCGGGGGCTTCCTGAGAGGATCGGCAATTCACCATTCTTGGTCGCCAAAGACGTTATGGTTTCTGCCCTCTTGATGATCTCCATTCGTATGATGTTCTTCTCGGTGTTGATTGACTCCCAGGTATATACGAGTGAGATGACTGCGATGACCGATATCATGGATAGAAGCGCCTTTGTTTTAAGGATCATTTTCATGGATAGATCCTCCTGGCCATTTTCAGCATCTCATCAGGTATGCGGATGCCCATCTTTCCGGCGGTTTCCGTATTCAGATAGAGGTCGAAACGCCTGGACGCTGCAGGGGGGAGTTGCTCGACCTGCGTGCCGTTGAGCACTGCTGACGCATACTCGCCTATCATCCTGCCATGACTGAGGAGGTCCACTACCAGGGCAAGCAGGGCACCATCCCTGACCTGTCGTTCTGAAATGCCCAGAAGGGGGATACTCTTTCTGAAAGAGAGAAGATAGGTCTCTTCCATGGCAGTTGGTGTCAGGATAGAGACATTAGGAAGGAACAGGATAGCATCCATATTGCCAAGCTGTTTAAGCGTGTCGACAAATTCAACGCTGTTTTTTACGCTGTAGTCGTTCCAGCGCGGAAGGCTGTGCCCATCCAGGATATTAATTTGTTCGCGGCTGCCTATAACAGCCACAGTCTTAATGGAATTGAGATATTTCTTAACCAGATCTGCGTATTCCCTGACCGGGGTTGCCATATAAATACCGGTTAGGTTCTGCCTGCTGATGGCAGGGGGGGTGAGAATTAAACCGTAAATAACCGGAATGTCTGTCGGCAGGGTTTGGGCCTCGGCAAGAGCATCCCGGCCAAGCGCTATCACGATCCTGCACTGCTCCTTTCCGACAATGCGGCGGA of the Nitrospirota bacterium genome contains:
- a CDS encoding HAMP domain-containing protein, with the protein product MKMILKTKALLSMISVIAVISLVYTWESINTEKNIIRMEIIKRAETITSLATKNGELPILSGSPRLLKDIVLFLKARSDIYSVTFYDSSMKELMHDGPPRSGPTPALNSNGQIYSSEESGFFVFYAPVFALRMQDETDVLYETDSVKTLREHIGWVRLVFSKASMKETERKIVERSMLLLLFFTICGSVFAYFLIGLVLQPLSKILDIANQIADGDFSQEADTRRHDEIGVLSNTFQRMKTIIQQVLSETDGLILAVKEGKLDSRGNAGLFSGKWRELVNGVNLLTDAFAKVALELQESKATLEHRVEQRTAELAQANSELLAEISERKKAEDDIRKLNEELEQRVKERTAELVEKNAELEKFNKLFVGRELKMIELKNRIQELEKQTGSGSTGQLG